The Arachis ipaensis cultivar K30076 chromosome B05, Araip1.1, whole genome shotgun sequence nucleotide sequence TGATTAATATCCTCCCACACTAGTTCTAAATTATGTATCCCCGACAGAGAAGCTATTTGGAAGAAAGCCCTCATATGAAAACCTGCATGTGTTTAGCTGCTTGTGCTTCCCACACCAAAGACCATATAACAAGCATAAGTTGGATTTCAGGTACTCCCCCTACACTTTCATTGGCTATGGAACAGTACATAAAGGATACAAATGCCTTACTCAACAAGGCAAGGTCATAGTTACTCCCAATGTTGTGTTCTTCGAAGATTAGTTTCCCTGTAAGCAAAACACCATCACAGTTAACTCAAAACCCTCAGTGAATGAACTCTCAATGCCTACAATTCCAACATTACCAAAACTGCCACCAAACTTACCTGAAGCCAATCACCATCAATCTCCCTCCTGACAAAACCAGTCCTCAAGCAGTCAACAAAATCCTATAAATGATAGTACCACTAGCACCCTCCAATCTCTAAACCTTTCACCCAACCAACACAACCAACAAGCTCCTGTAGCAGCATTATCAATACCAGTCCCCATTCCCATTAATGACATTGAAATTGTCCTCCCTAGCTGTGAACCTAAACCTGCTCCCACAACAGTTCCACATAACATCCACCCTATGATAACCAGAGACAAAGCTGGAATTGTTAAGCCAAAACTCTTCTTGGCAAGTGTTGAACCAAGAAGTGTCAAACATGCTCTCAAGGTACCTGAATGGAAGGCAGCAATGGACCTtgaatatgaagccttgatcaAGAACAAAAACAAGTATAATATAGATGGCTCCCTGCAAAAGCATAAAGCAAGATTGGTTGCTCAGGAGTTTGCTCAAAAGCCAGGTTCTGATTTCTCATAAACCTATAGCCCAGTGGTGAAGCCCACTTATATAAGAGTGCTGCTGTTAGTTGCTCTATCAAAGTCATCAACAATCAGGCAGTTAGATGTAAACAATGCCTTCCTACATGGTGATCTAGTTGAGGAAGTGTACATGAAGCAGCCCCAAGGCTATGAACAAGGAGATCCTTCACTAGTGTGTAAGCTCATCAAAGCTTTTTATGGACTGAAACAGGCTCCAAGAGAGTGGTACTGTAAGCTTGCTAATGGCCTCAAGGAGCTTGGATTTACAACCACAAAGTTAGATGTAGCAGTGTTCATTCGAAATGCTGCCAATATAAAAACTACATCCTTGTATATGTAGATGACATAATTATAACTGGTGAATCAGCTGAGAGTGTTCAGGAAGTGATACAGTAGCTAAATTCAAAGTTTGCTCTCAAAGACCTAGGGGATCTGTACTATTTTCTTGGAATACAAGTAACCAAGACAAAAGTTGGAGGTTTAGTCCTCACGCAGCAGAAGTATGTTGGCGAGCTCCTGAAGAAAGCTGGCATGCTGGGCTGTGCAGCTTGTCACACTCCACTCCCTTCCACAACTAAGATCACAGCCCTTGGAGGAGCAAGCTTTAATGATCCGGGTCTATACAGGTCTGTCATTGAAATCCTACAGTACCTTACCATCACAAGGCCTGAAATTTGCTATTGTGTTAACAAATTAGCACAATTTGTCCAATCTCCTCTGGACTCTCATTGGAGAATGGTAAAATGAGTGCTGAGATACTTGAGTAGCACAGAAAGCTATGGCCTACATATGAAGAGGGACACTGACCAGAATACGGCTATGAAGATTGTTGCCTATAGTGATTCTGACTGGGTTGGGGACCGAGATGACAGAAAATCAACTAGTGGCTATTGTGTATTCCTTTGCTCCAACCTAGTCTCCTGGGCCTGATGGGGGGAAAAAtcatcggtaaagaatttcacaaaaatattcgcgttgcaagtatatatctaaaccgacaattcaacctcaatcaaatttaatttgtttgtcatttaagcaaacccaataaaaatcaaccaaagtatttaaacctcaggtcgtctcttaagaaattgcaggaaagtatgttactattggttatggaaaagtatctttttgggtttttgaaataaggaacaaggaatataaataacaagaaaataaaataacaattaagaaaagtcctagcaaggattgataattggaattcctattcCCATTATCATaatcacttgtgatggtaattgccttttgctgtcacttagttaacctctaacaattgaaggtaagtcaagtgagaaaatcaacttgagttcacaagtcctaatcaaagactagagttagtgaagctcaagccaactagcaagtttcattcaccaaccaacaagagactttgacaattcaagagtctctaattactcaatctaagctaagaacataaaaagctaatttaaaatccaaccaagcattttatcaaacacttggaaggtacaaaataaaagcatagaaagttaacaaggaataataaatctaaacaaccaattgcaagcatcaataacacaatttaaagaaaacaatcataaatataaaatactccaaattgcattaaaaaggaaattgagtctaacataaagagttcataaactaaattggagaataaataaatcaacaagagaagatagatAAACTAGAGTACTAGGACAAATAAAGGTAGAAGAAAGCTAAATTAAAGTATAATAGAAATATGAAATTGAGAAGAACtaaagctaaaaaccctaaaacctagagagaggagagagcctctctctctaggaaactacatctaaaacctaattaATGTTATATGAAGTGTTTGtatgaatgattcccccactctgcaacctctattctgtgttttcgagtttggaactgggccaaaaagagcccagaaatcgcccccaacgtcttctgtgtaatgcagcacgtgacgctctgtcacgcgtacgcgtcgcttagaAAAAaacctggtcacgcgtacgtgtcgctcgtCTGCTGcactagtcacgcgtacgcatcgctgccagcttctcaaaacatcatgttcttgcgttccttccacttttgcatgcttcctttccgtcctctaagccattcctgtcctataaaccctgaaaacactcagcaaacatatcacgggatcgaatggtaataagaggggattaaaattagcaaatttaaggccaaagaagcatgttttcaatcaaagcacagaattagaaaggaaaatgtaaaatatgcaatttatatgcataGGTGTGCAAATAATTGATAAAATctgctcaattcaatacaaaataaaccgtaaaatagcgatTTATCAGGGCCCCAAGAAAGCAAATAGTTGTGGCCAGGTCTAGTACGGAAGCTGAGTACAAAAGCATGGCAGACACAGTGGCTGAGCTAATCTAGATCAGAAACTTGATGGTTGAGTTGAAGCAACCTACCCCTGAAGCACCAACAATTTATTGTGACAACTTGAGTGATGTGCTCCTAGCAGCAAACCCTATACTTCACTCCAAATCCAAGCATTTCGAGATAGCCCTCCACTTTGTCAGAGATCATGTCAACAACAAACAAATCCAGGTGAGCCATATCCCAGGGGCTGTACAAGTAGCAAATATCCTCACCAAGGCAATACATTCAGAAGCCTTTCTTAACTTTTGAGACAAGCTTAATATCAATGATCAACAAGCAGTTACCAAGGAAGCCAATAGCATTAATTAGAATTGTTAGCaatagaaagaagaaggaaacttGATATGATGTAAGAGGATAGTGTCCCTTCTTATATTGCTTCATGAGcagcagaagaaaagaaaactagAGATAATAGTAGAGGTCATGTGGAGCAAGCAACAAGCAAAGGGCTCACTATTTTTGCCTTTCCCACTTTCAGTTAGCTAGCTTTTGGTTATTCTGCTTGCTGTTAAGCTGTACTTGCAAAAGCTTCTAGAAATGTGTGTTAGTTAACTTTCAGTCGGTTGCAGTTAGATGCTAGCTGAGCTGGCAGGATGCTAAGTCAGTTAGTCCTTGTGCTAGGTTTCAATTGTCTATAAATACTCTTCCTCTCTATAACTTGCGGCTCAAATTTTCAGTTCAATGAGATTCCATTCACTCTCAACTCtgctctctcctttttttttactCTTTAATCTTTTTCTTCTGAAACCTGCGCCTCTGGGGTATGATACTTTTTAGTTCAcatagaaaatattattttattttatactagTCTATTTTTTTGTAAACTTGAGGATGATTTCACCGGTACATATATGTTGGTTGTTAGATCTAATAATTAATTCCCACCTGCAGCTagattttgttttctatttttctcaGAGTAAAGCTGACATCAGCTGTTGACGTAACTAACCAGCATTGCTCCGTATTATAACACAAGATCACAtgcaaattaaatattaattcaaatagttattttcagattttccAAGAAAATGATATTTGTATTATCTTTTAGATATATTTCAGTACATAATTTCTTTATTATATAaaagtcattttttttttttaaaatctcacTTTCTTtcgataaattttaataaaaaatatataaaaaagtgATACATATAACATTTCTCCCTAAATAGATAATATAATAAGCTTTGAAATAGTTGGTTGTTAAGTAATCTAACATCGAATTGTCCCTTCTCGTAATGAATACCGATGCTTATGTACGTCACAATAATAAATAgttatgaattaaaattaaattattgcaAATACTTGGTCTAAGAGCTATAAATGtgctaattaattaaataattaaaaactcAAATGTTTTAGTATATGCACGCATGTGGATAAAACTTTGTTTGTCTATATAAGTTGGAGAGGTTCTGCTTATGGTTTCAATTGTAATTAAAGATTGTGCGTTCAATAATTTTGTAGTGATCTCTTGTTAATATGGCAAGCTTTTCACATCTCCCACATGCTGCAAAAAGGTATTAATTATGAACTAATATGTTATCTAACTTATGTGTGTATGTGCATATTGTTTTGGGGTGACTTTCATAGGCAAAaatgcttaattttttttttcaatattgaAATCTATCTCTGCATGAATATCAATCAGAATATTATTAATTGagttaatactcaatttggttATGAAGTTACACATGAGTCTCAATTTAGTCTTTGAAattttaattacctctatttAGTCCCTAAAGTTTATAAATGTGCCTCATATTAGTCTCTGAGacgatttttagtataaaaacgttAATGGAGCGCTGTTATAAACTATCAAATATCACGTTAAAACTTGTAAAATGTTGTAGTTTTGATTTTGGCACTTAAATAACTCAAAAACGACATCGTATCACTTATTTTattaggtaattttaataaacaccATTTACGATATTGTTTTTGAGTTATTTGAGTGCCAAAACTAGAACGACATCATTTTACAAAGTTTAGTGTGGCATCCGGCTATTCACGACAGTATTCTGTTAACGTCAAGGACTAACACGAGTTATGTTCACAAAATTTGAGAACTAAATAAAAGCAATTGAAACTTTAGGGATTAAATTAAAACTTGCATGTAaatttagggaccaaattgaatattatctcttattaattttacATGAACCCCCTTTTTGGGATTGAATATTTTTTGTCACCGGACTGAAATTaaatttataagattattaatAACAAAAGCATAAACATAATATGGGCTTGATTTAGTCCATAGACCTTTTTTTCATTTATGGAATGGGTCAAGGCCCAAAACAATAACACAGCCAATGAGCCAATGacatattataaaatagagttAAGTACGGCTAAGACTCcatgaaccaaaaaaaaaagtacagCTAAGACTTTAGTTGAACATATTGCCCTCGAATTCTAGACTAGCCTAGTCACTGTAGTGTATCTAACTAGCCATATAAAAATGCTATTCGTAtatcaatatttattttatactataattaattttaataattaattttaatgtacacgtAACATAATTAATTCAATTAGGGGTTTAAGATTGTTGAACGAGACAACCCAACCTATTTAAGTCCGGGCTGTGTAAACCTAGAAGTATACAGGCAAGTCCATTTAGATTTTATTCAATTATTAGTCTCAATTTCTAGATTAGGACTAATTATGGCTAGTTTAGCAGGTTATACGcgctaatatatttattttttgtttttttgaaaaaaaatcaatattttgGGTCTAATTTATATAAACTATTTTTTAGCAGTGGATTGAGTTTTTAAAttggataaaaagaaaaattagaaatgaACTGAATCTTTttgaaaatacaaaacaaaaaaaaattaaatggacCAAGAAAATTGTAAACGGATTATCCATTTAATGAAAAATTTTTGCAGTTTAATCCGACTAAACCCATTTAACTGTCCTAAATCCAACTATTATAATAAGTAAATTCATAACATAGTTAACCGATTTAATTTGACCGAATGAGTTAATCACTCGTGCTTAAATAAGTATCTAGTTCGAGTTCGAGTCCGCCTTGGAATAAATGTTGTGCATTCTTTAGTTGAATATATGCTATTGAGGACTTGAGGTACATTATTGAATTATGAATTgtaaagaaatataaatttgATAAATGTGATGCTATAGTTCCTTTTCAAGAATTTGAACTGCTCTGTAAATTTTTGCTTAGACTTGAAGGAAAGGTGGTTTTGATTACCGGTGGCGCTAGGGGCCTTGGTGAGTGCATGGCAAGGCTGTTCTGCAAAAATGGCGCCAAGGTTGTGATTGCCGACATTCGAGACCAACAAGGACTCGCCCTCCAAGATACCATAGGAGTTCAATTCGCAACCTATGTACATTGTGATGTAACTAAAGAAGATGATGTTGAAAATGCAGTTAACTTAGCAATATCAAAGTATCAAAAACTAGACATAATTGTTAACAATGCTATGCAAATAGATGATGCTAAGCCTAGCATTCTTGATAATGATGTGTCTGAATTCGAGCGCGTTCTTAGAGTTAACCTCACAGGGCCTTTCTTGGGAATCAAGCATGCAGCTAGAGTGATGATCCCAGAGAAAAAGGGTAGTATTGTAAATGTGGGAAGTGTATGTTCAAGCATTGGAGGAGTTGCAACTCATGCATACACAAGCTCCAAGCATGGCTTAATTGGACTCACAAAGAATGCTGCtgctgaacttggaaaatttGGGATAAGAGTGAATTGCTTGTCTCCTTACTTTATTGCAAATGATGCAGCTAAAGAGTTCTTCAAACTTGATGATGAAGGGTGTTTAAATGTTTATTCCAATCTTAAAGGGATTCATTTGATGGAAGAAGATGTAGCACAAGCTGCACTTTATTTGGCTAGTGATGAGTCCAAGTACATCAGTGGTCATAATCTAGCTGTGGATGGTGGTTTCACTACAATCAATCCAAtttttggtgtgttctcacaatCTTAAATTGGAATCTTCGATTCATCGTCATCTCATCGTTTATGGAATCTTTGTAAACGTGCAATTGGGTTTTCTATGAAATAATTAATAAGTGCAGTACTTAATAACATATAAGTAAACTTGATTTAAAATTAGGTTATTGCATTGCTATGTAAAATCGTAACTTCAGCGTACACTTTGCTTAGAATCTGATAAAATGTAATAAGTGTGTGATTATGAATGTTACATATATGAAATTATAGATGTTAAGTTAAATAAGATAACTTCGAATTATTGTCTCCCTAATATTACTGTTCTAATAAATGAGATTGTCTAACATCTAAATAAGTTGGATACACAGGCACAGAATGACTGATATGACTCATTTTTCATATATACTCCACAACATGAATTAAGAATGATTAAGCTTGTGTATCAATCAATATCAATGGAGTATGATCACTAGTTAATTTAATTTGCTCCACCAAAGTGCCCTTGTAGTTCATCACTCTTGAATTTTTCACACTCTGCTTCCAGTTAAGTGTTTGACTTAGAGAGTTTCATCACTAAATTCACATTTGTTAAAATTAGCTTTGCCATCATCATGATGACAAATTGACCATTAGGAcacaatttttttcttcttttttttgttaaaaaaaagttattgttAGCTCAATAAGCATTTCCAACTTTCCATGCCCTGTGTTAGAGACTTTAGATAGAACCTTTTGAGTTTGTTACAAATTGTAAATCAGGTTTAGTTACCAAGTTGCTGTATAGACTCATTGTAATTACCTTTTCTAAGTTATAATTTTCTAGTTTCATTCTATCCAttgttttctcttatcaccatggaTTTCACCACCCTCTCAATTGACAttcaaaagggtagtattttccTCCTGCAGAATTGAATCCAACACTATCAAAATAGCAGCAGATACATATATATTGCATAAATTAGGTCAGAAAAATTTCAAAANNNNNNNNNNNNNNNNNNNNNNNNNNNNNNNNNNNNNNNNNNNNNNNNNNNNNNNNNNNNNNNNNNNNNNNNNNNNNNNNNNNNNNNNNNNNTCATAAACACACCGAATTTCTTTTCAGCTTTTTTAGTACCCTCTTCTAACCAAGAGGGATGTCAACATtgtaataaaagataaaaatatgtatataaataaaaatcataagaATTTCATTCGTTGTTCATttcaaactcttttttttttgttttcaactTTTGGAAGTGCCATTTCTTCTTTGAGTAGAAACATAAGCTCTAAGAGATGGTGAGTGAGCAAGAACATCAGGTGCAATAGTTGTGTTCTGAGTTCCACTCTTCTGCTGCATCCTTCTCCTAGCAATGTACCCTCTAACCCATGGTGTCACATCCTCATTGATCTTGATCATTATGAAGAAAATTATGCGGTAGATTATAATCATGCTGAAGATCACACTTAGGTCTATCCACTTTGATCTGTTCACATCAATCTGGAAAACATTCTCTAGGATGTATTCGCCCGGTATCTTTGGAAGATCCGGCGTCTGGTTGTCGAATATCAAGCCAGTTAGATCATTCTGGTATTGTCCCTGCAAGAGttttttcattgctttcaatAGTCTAAAAAATTGAACTGAGAAATAATAAATAGACATTCACAAGAATTGAAGTGTCACAAACTTTCTTACTTGTAGTGCCCAAAAATGGAAACTGATGTATGACATTGGATAGCGCCAGACTGGCTTTGGAATATCATGTGGAAGCCTAAAGTAGCCAGACACCAGCATGAATATTCCCTAAGAGTAGTTTATcaatcatgaaaaagaaaattcaTCCATAAGTTTTAGTTAAATGGAATCTATATAACAAATTAATTGAGCAAATGCTATGTTTAGTAAGTGAACAAGTACATGATTCGTTTCCATATAAGATAAAATACAATTGTCATGTCAGCatagtatttttaaaactttataAGAAGAGCATTGATTTATTTAATAGGGAGGATATGATTGAATGTGCATGTGCATACCTGAATCCCTGCTCCAATTATGATGCCCATGAGGAAGTTGGGGACAATGCTAGCTATTGCCATCATTAAGCTCTCAACAACTGTGACACTTGCATAAAGGCACAGCACAAAGAAGAGGTAATGCCAAAAACCAGGGTGAAGCCTAACCATGAAGTAACAGATTGTTCCAGACAGAAAAGTTATTAATATCAGGAATGGCATTGCAGATAATGTGTTGCTTATCACAAATGCAGTCACACCATAGTGCCCATTCAGTCTTTCCCTTTGGAAAACCTGTAATTAACACACAATATATAATCACATTATGAAAATTATACCTACTTAGTACTACTCCCTTCGTTCCACAATGATAAATTGTTTTAACATTTTCTGATACTATCATGAATCAATAATTCTCGATGCAATTTGTACCGGAAAGCATTGATTCATGAACGTATCAGAAAAGTCAAAACAACTGATTATTGTGAAACTGAGAGAGTATTATATTAGGTCATATTTGTGGCGAAATAGTAACCACATAGGGCTTAATGACTTACCTTCATGTCTTCAACAAATGAAGGGAATCCACCAATTGACATGAATGTGACAAAACCAAACACAAATGATGCACATGAGCCTCTAGCCTAAGAAAAACAATAACATAGGTAGTTAAATCAACTTTCTTGCCAAACTAAAATCCACATGCATCATTTATTCACCGCAACCAACTTTGAATTTGCTTCAAATCTAAAGAAACCAAGTACCAGAATTGAATTGTAGCCTGTTCCCACGTTCAAATAAATGGTTCCAATGCAGATAGTGACCACAATGTAGATCACAAGCCTAAGCCAATAGTAACCAAAGTCCCTAGACATGTTGATGAAGGAGCGCTTTGTTAAAGTGTAAGACTGCATTAAGAAGCTAGCTTGGCTTCCTCCTGCGTCAAGCACTGTTCCtttctgcagaaaattatgaagaaaaaaaaaagattactcATTTGCATAGTGCTAAGTTTGGTGCAGTTGATATCAATAGCAATAAGGCTGTGTTTGGAtactgttttaaaaacaaaatttatgtACTTTCTGTACTTACAACTTTGGATATCTCATCCACTTTCTGTATTGCAGCATAAGAATGCTGAGAAGTGCGGTAGTAATCAATAAGAGTCCTGATAGCTTCAGCAGTAGTGATCTTATCCAAGGGATCATCACTTCCCTCAAACTGAGATAACAAAGTTAAAACATTTTAGCAAAGGAACATATATAAATTCATAATTGTCATAAATA carries:
- the LOC107644699 gene encoding ABC transporter G family member 11, with the protein product MARSDKRALVESTIVAMGLQDCADTVIGNWHLRGISGGEKRRVSIALEILMRPRLLFLDEPTSGLDSASAFFVTQTLRALARDGRTVIASIHQPSSEVFELFDQLYLLSGGKTVYFGQASEAYEFFAQAGFPCPALRNPSDHFLRCINSDFDKVKSTLKGSMKLRFEGSDDPLDKITTAEAIRTLIDYYRTSQHSYAAIQKVDEISKVKGTVLDAGGSQASFLMQSYTLTKRSFINMSRDFGYYWLRLVIYIVVTICIGTIYLNVGTGYNSILARGSCASFVFGFVTFMSIGGFPSFVEDMKVFQRERLNGHYGVTAFVISNTLSAMPFLILITFLSGTICYFMVRLHPGFWHYLFFVLCLYASVTVVESLMMAIASIVPNFLMGIIIGAGIQGIFMLVSGYFRLPHDIPKPVWRYPMSYISFHFWALQGQYQNDLTGLIFDNQTPDLPKIPGEYILENVFQIDVNRSKWIDLSVIFSMIIIYRIIFFIMIKINEDVTPWVRGYIARRRMQQKSGTQNTTIAPDVLAHSPSLRAYVSTQRRNGTSKS
- the LOC107642199 gene encoding secoisolariciresinol dehydrogenase-like produces the protein MASFSHLPHAAKRLEGKVVLITGGARGLGECMARLFCKNGAKVVIADIRDQQGLALQDTIGVQFATYVHCDVTKEDDVENAVNLAISKYQKLDIIVNNAMQIDDAKPSILDNDVSEFERVLRVNLTGPFLGIKHAARVMIPEKKGSIVNVGSVCSSIGGVATHAYTSSKHGLIGLTKNAAAELGKFGIRVNCLSPYFIANDAAKEFFKLDDEGCLNVYSNLKGIHLMEEDVAQAALYLASDESKYISGHNLAVDGGFTTINPIFGVFSQS